Below is a genomic region from Spirosoma radiotolerans.
CGGTACATCGGCCAGCGCGATTTGGGCCGCTACTCGCTCTTCATAGCTCTCAGCGACTAATCCCGCCAGCGCATCGCCCGAACGCAGCGGAGTTGCTTTGGCCAACAGTTCCTTCAGGTCCTGAAAGCGGTACGTAAAGCTACCAATGGTGCAAGTATAGGCCATTCTGCGTTTGTGATTTATCGCTTTGGGAGACTTTTCGTTGTGCTGTATTACTCAGCCGGGCTCGCCATCATTTCCTGCTGCCAGACCTGTTTAACTTTTTTATACCTGCCCGATGCGTAAAACACGCCCGTGAGAACAACCAGCCCAATAAAGAATAGAAAGCTCAACCAGCTATAAAAGTAAATCATGGCAATGAGCGTCACAACCGCCAGCAACAACGCCAGCGCCGGAAAGTAAGGATACAACGGCGCTTTGAAGGATCGCGGTAAAGCAGGCTGGGTCTGCCGAAGCCGGAACAACGACAGCATACTGATGATGTAAACGACGACGGCCCCAATCGTGGACAAGATCACCAGCTTACTCGTATCAAACGAAAGCAGCGCGATAATGCCAAAGACAGCACCCGCCAGCAACGCCCAGACGGGGACTTTACGGGTTTTACTGACCGAAGCCAGTCCGTGAGGCAGATAGCCGCTACGGGCCAGCGCGAAGATCTGCCGGGAATAGCTGATGATAATGCCGTGAAACGACGCAATCAGACCAAATAGGCCAACACTGGCAAAGAATTTGGTCAGTGGATTCTGTCGGCCAAGCACAATGGCAATGGCTTCGGGCATTGGGTAATCGAGGTGGTCCAGGTTCTCCCAGTTTGTAATGCCGCCCACACTGATCATGACCGTAAGAGCCAGAAATGTCAGCGTCAATACCGCTGAAATATACCCTTTGGCGATGGTATTTTTGCCATCCTTCACTTCCTCGGCCACCATCGCGATGCCTTCCAGACAAACGAACAGCCAAATGGCAAATGGCAGGGCCGCAAAAACGCCTGACCAGCCAAACGGCATTGGGTTGTGGAGAAACGTATCGAAGCGGGTGTATGGATACACGACGCCAATAAAAAGCAGCAGTTCGCCGATGGCAATGATCGTCATCGCCAGGGAGAACCAGGCCGCTTCTTTTATGCCCAGCAAATTGATGAGCGTAAACACGACGAATGACCCAATGGAACACCAGACAACCGAAATGGCAGGATACAGAAAATGGACATAACTGCCCAGCGCCAGCGCAATGGCGGGTGTGGCAAACAAAAACTCGATCAGGGTGGCATACCCGGCCACTAACGCCCCCAGAGGTCCAAAGGCTTGCAGGGCGTAGGCAA
It encodes:
- the eat gene encoding ethanolamine permease, which gives rise to MATESTALKKALTPIHLWAIGVGLVISGEYFGWNYGWGVAGTVGLLLATLFITLLYFTFIFSFTELTTAIPNAGGPFAYALQAFGPLGALVAGYATLIEFLFATPAIALALGSYVHFLYPAISVVWCSIGSFVVFTLINLLGIKEAAWFSLAMTIIAIGELLLFIGVVYPYTRFDTFLHNPMPFGWSGVFAALPFAIWLFVCLEGIAMVAEEVKDGKNTIAKGYISAVLTLTFLALTVMISVGGITNWENLDHLDYPMPEAIAIVLGRQNPLTKFFASVGLFGLIASFHGIIISYSRQIFALARSGYLPHGLASVSKTRKVPVWALLAGAVFGIIALLSFDTSKLVILSTIGAVVVYIISMLSLFRLRQTQPALPRSFKAPLYPYFPALALLLAVVTLIAMIYFYSWLSFLFFIGLVVLTGVFYASGRYKKVKQVWQQEMMASPAE